The Candidatus Nanosynbacter featherlites region AAATTGTCATCTGTTTGTTGTGTTACACCTGCCAAAACCTTGGCAAGCTCTTGGTCATCGGTAACTGATTGGTTTTGCATGTCCCCACCCATCTTATTAATGATTATGCTTATATATGTTATACTTTAGCATGAAGAAAGGTGGTATGACAAGATGCTTGATGATCCTATTATGATTCGGCGAAAAGATCCAGCCGACACGTTGTCTGGTTTGATGCAATTATCAGCGCAAACGTCTTTTGAGGCAATTATTGAAGGAAATGAGTATATAGCGGGAAATATCAATGCGGTGGTGATTGCTGGTATGGGTGGTTCGGCGCTGGCAGCAGAAATGGTAATTGCGTTAACGAGGGGTTGGCTACATATTCCTCTGGTGGTAACAAAAGGCTATGATCTACCAGGTTTTGTGAATGATAATACCCTAGTTATCACCATCAGTCACTCTGGTAATACAGAAGAAACCCTCAGTTGCTATGATCAAGCGCGTGCCAAAAATTGTCAGCTGGCAGTAATCACCACAGGTGGAGCCTTGTTTGAAAAAGCAGCAGCTGACGGCGTAAAAAGGATAAAAATACCGGCTGGTGCACAGCCGCGCATGTCGACAGTTTATCATCTGCGAGGACTGTTGAAAATATTACAACATTTTTTGATCATCGATGGTGATTTGTATCAAAAATTGGAAGAAAGCGGCGAATGGTTATCTGGTCAGGTAAAAGCTTGGGCACCAGAAGTGCCAACTGAGCAAAACATTGCTAAACAATTGGCAGTCAAGTCGGCTGGCAAAACCCCGGTGATTTATGCTGGTGAATTAACATGGCCGTTGGCATATAAGTGGAAAATCAGCTGGAATGAATCGGCAAAAAATATAGCTTTTTGTAATCAATACCCTGAATTTAACCACAATGAGTTTATCGGCTGGTCATCTCATCCGGTTGAAAAGCCATTTGTGATTTTTGATTTGATGAGTCATTTGGAACATCCGCGTATTCGCGAGCGTATGGAACTGAGCGATCGCCTGTTGAGTGGTATGCGTCCGCACGCTGTGTCTGTAGAATTACAGGGAGAGACCTTGCTTAAACAACTATTGTGGGGCTTGGCGCTTGGTGACGCCGCAAGTATTTACACAGCAATCCTGAACGGCGTTGATCCAGCGCCAGTAAAACTGGTAGAACGTCTGAAGAAAGAATTAAGCTAAATAGTCTGGATTACTTAGTTGCGCATCGCTTCAATAGTGTTGCGGTTGGCAGCGCGTACGGCTGGATAAATACCAAAGACGACACCGACCAGCATGGCAGCGCCAATACTGACGACAGCAGGCTGCCAGCTCAAAATTGGTGAAACTGGTAGGAAAGTACTGACTGTGTATGCACCAATTAAGCCAAAGATATACCCCATGATACCACCGGCTAAGCCAATGATTACTGACTCGATCAAGAATTGATGGATAATGTGTCGGTTAGTGGCACCAATAGCTTTACGGATACCGACCTCACGCTGTCGTTCGGCAACATTTACCAACATAATATTCATGATGCTAATTCCACCGACGAACAGCGATATGATTGATACAGCAATCATGATTGCCGACAGTGACAACAGCATAGCATCGCTGGTGGCGGTAATATCTTTACCGGTTATGATGTGGTAGTCATTAGCATCGTGGTGATTTTGATTGAGCTTTGCTGTAATATCAGAAATTGCTTTCTCAAGCGATGAGTCGCCGTCAGTTTTGATGGCAATTTGCTGAATTTGTGCGACATTTTGTGTTAGCTTCTTACTGACATCCAGTGAAACGATGGCTGAGTTATTGAAATTAACACCCAAGTAAGTAAGCGGTTGTTTGACTGGTTTTAAGACACCCATGACAGTAAACGGCTTATCCTGAATACGCAGTACATTACCAAGTGAATATTCGGTACCAAACAAATCAATTGACAATTGATGACCAATCACCACGCCGTTGGCTTGCCCAACAAATTGACCATCGCGTAACTCTAACTCTGCAAGGTCCTTGATTTTTTCAGTAGTGCCAATGATGGCAGTTTTGTTGGCGTCAACGCGTGAATTAGTGGTAGTGATGGTGTTATGAATAACTGACATTGGAGCACTGTTTTGGGTGATGCGAGCAACGTCCTGTACATCATATTCAGTTAGGGTTGGTAAAGGTGTAATATTTTGCGCTTGAGACAATGAGCGTTCAACATTACCACCCAAACCAGACCGTATCAATGCTACACTGTCTTTGGTTGTTGAGAACTGTTGGTTAATCAATTTATTGACACTAACAGACAAAGACATAATCATGGTGATGCCCATGATACCAATGGTGATGCCAGTAACAGTCAACGTTGTCCGACCACGGCTGGCACGGAGGGATTGCATGGCATTTTCTATGTGATTTTTGAATAAAAACCTCACTTGGTCGTCTCCTTTTTGGAAGCTTGTGTCTTCTTGGTGGATTTGGTTGAAGATTTTTTCTCGGACTTTTCAGCAGGTTTATCATCTTCTTTTTTTGGTTTCTCAACAGGTTTGGATTCTTCTTTCTCAGGCTGTTCAGTAGGCTTTGAATCTTCCTTTTTGGACTTCTCAGTTGTTTCAGTAGTTTTTTTCTCAGACTTCTTAGGCTTGTCTGATGGTTTAGCCTCTTTTTTCTCGTCAATAATTTCCAAGTTTTTCCTGAATGGTGCTGATTTCTGCAGCTGTTCATCTGTATCGATCCTACCGTCAAGCATGGTGATGACGCGGCTGGCGTACGAAGTCAACTCAGGGTTGTGGGTTACCATGATGATGGTGTTGCCACGGCGGTGAATATCGGCCAACTCTTCCATGATGATGTGGCTGGCTTTACTGTCCAAGTTGCCGGTTGGTTCATCCGCCAAGATGATTGACGGGCTGTTCACCAGGGCGCGGGCAATTGCTACGCGCTGAACCTGTCCACCTGACAATTGATGTGGCATGTAATATTCACGCTCGCCCAGGTGGAAATTCTTTAAGATTCGGCTGGCTTCTTGTAGTCGTTTGATTTTACTCATTCCTTTGTAGGTCAGAGGTAGAGAAACGTTTTCCAAGACGCTTAAGCGAGGAATCAAGTTAAAATTCTGAAACACAAAACCGATGTCATCTGAACGGATTCGGGCTAATCGTTTTGAGCCGAGATTGTCCACTGAATCACCGTTGAGGAAATATTCACCATCTGTTGCTTGATCTAGCAATCCGATGATATTTAAGAGAGTGGTTTTACCGCAACCACTTGGCCCCATGATGGCAATGAATTCGCCCTTCTCGACGGTCAAGTTTACGTCGTCAAGAGCATAGTGTTCCGCATCGCCGATACCGAAACACTTTGTAATGTTTGTGAGTCTTATACACGGTGCAACTGGTGTATCCATACTATATTTATTATATGCAGTACGGGAGGATATGCAACCATAATAGTTATGTAAAATGTACATCATCAGCCTATCATTACATTGTTACTGTGGTAGTTGGTTATTTCCCATAAAGTCTTGTATACTAAGTCAAGACGGAAGGATGCAGGAGTGGTTGAACTGGCACGCCTGGAAAGTGTGTAGACTCTTCACGGGGTCTCCGGGGTTCGAATCCCCGTCCTTCCGCCAGAGTTGATACTTACCTCTCAGTGCCATCGATACCATGGAGATTATGACCCTATCAAAACTCGTTCAATTCCACAATGAAGCAAACGTTGGCGTCTTTTTGCGTGGGATTCATTTGATTGGGGATGGATGGTGGTATGCCCAAGGGCAGTCGGGAATTGACGACTGCTACTGGAACTACGCTTACCGCGTTGATGGGAGGGCGCCTTCGAAGGGGGATATGGCGCAGATATCCACCTACTGTAGGCAGTACGGATATCCTTTCAACATCTGGACTACGGATTCGCTTAACGACATGTCCTTTTCTCTGGAATCTCGTGAAGCATGGATGGTCTTGGCCGACAACACTGCGCTAACAGACGATTCGACCACCGATTCTTCGGGAGCTTCCACCACGATCGTGGCTCGGCCCGATAATGATATGTTGATGGTCTTCGAGGCCGCGTATGGCACTTCCGAGGAGGAGGGCGAGGGGATTGGTTATTCTGGGCTACCCTTTGCATATGTGCGGTCGTATGCACAACAGGAGCCCAAGCATCCGTTGATTCATGCCGTACATAGCAAGGTTACGGTAGACGGTCGGTGTGTCGCAGTCGGCTCGGCCCTGGTTGGGCCAGATGTTGGAGCGATCTACTCGGTAGGAACAGCCCCTGATTCTCGAAGAAAAGGCTACGGCTCTCTTGCTACAAAAGCAATAGTGCGTGAGGTAAATGCGCGGTTTACGCACGACAATCCTACAATTCTGCTGCAGACTGAAGCGGACTCGCCAGTGGAGGAGATGTACTCGTCTCTGGGGTTTGAAAGAGTGACTTGTGGAAAGCTGTATAGTGGTGAATGATGGATGAATATGATTCTCGGTTAATGGAGCGTGCGCTAGGTGCGGCTCGTAGCGCGATACAGAATGGCGAGAACCCCATTGGCTGTGTCCTGGCAGTTGACGGGAAAGTGGTTGCTATTGGAGAGACTCGTGTTGCTTGCGGAGGTCCTGCATGTCACGGAGAGAACTCAATGATCGAATGTCTTGGACATCGAATTTGGAGCGTGGCTTCAAACGCCGTGTTGTACTCAACTCTTGAGCCTTGCTTGATGTGCATCGGAGCCTGTATTAATGCTGGAATTACGAAGATTTACTATGGTATGGATGCGGTCGACGGTGGAGGTTATGCTCTCGGTGCCATTAACGCTGGCCTGACTAATAAGCTGATTATACATGGGCCAACAGCGCACAGCCAAGTCGTAAGACTCTTTCAGGAGTATCTAACGATCTCTCGTAACGAAGGGGGAATTCAGTATGCCCGGTCTTTGCTCGCTTTTCACGACACCTTTCATTGTAAAATTAACAAAACCTATTGCAAACCCTACATTTAGTGCTTATCATGGTATATATACGCTATATCTATAGCGGGTAGACAAACAAAAACCAAGAGGTGAGAAAAGCTGATACCACGGGGGAGGTGCTGTTGGTATTTTTCTTGTGTCTCTATGACCAATATAGTTTAAGGGAGGTATAATGAGTGTCATTCATGTCGTCAAACGAGACGGGACGAAAGAGCCGTTTGATGCAAACAAAATTAACATAGCGTTACTGAAGGCAGCAGAGGGGCTGCCTGACCAAGTATCTAAAGTCGTGCAGGTGGCTACTGAACTTCAGCTTACACTGTTTGACGGCATTACGACCGAGCAGCTCGACCAAGCGGTCATTCAAACAACACTGCAGAATGTTAAAGATGATCCAGATTATGATAAGATTGCGGCACGACTGTTACTGAAGACGATTTATAAGAGTATTTTGGGCGACTATCAGTCGGTGGATGAACTCAAAAAGTTGCACGCAAAAGAATTTCCGAAATTTGTGAAAGCAGCCGTCAAAGAAGGCCTGTTAGACACTCGCATGGCTGACGGTAGGTTTGATTTGAAAAAGCTTGGTGAAGCGCTTGATCCTGCCAAGGACGATCTCAGTAAATATCTGGGAGTGATCACCAACCGCAACCGTTACGCCCTCCGTAAGCAAAATGGTCAGCCAATGGAGACGCCACAATTTACTCACATGCGCATTGCCATGGGGCTGAGTTACAACGAGAAAGATCCTACCGCCGCAGCGATTGTGTTTTATAATCACATGAGCAGTTTGGAATATGTGCCAGGCGGCTCAACCCGCGTCAATGCTGGTGGCTCGTTCCCGCAGCTCAGTAACTGCTTTTTGCTAAATGTTGATGATGACATGGAGTCAATTGCTAAGGCAGTGCGCGACACTATGTGGATTGCTAAGGGCACCGGTGGCATCGGCATTGGCTTTACTAAGTTGCGGGCAGCTGGTAGTCCAGTTAAAACCACTAATACTGAGTCAACCGGCCCGATTCCCTTTATGAAGATGATTGATACCGCACTGTTTGCCGTCTCTCGTAAGGGTAAGAAAGCTGGTGCAGCAGCCATCTACATGGAAAACTGGCATCTTAACTTTCCGCAGTTTATCGACCTACGCTCGAACTCCGGCGACCCGTACATGCGAACGCGTTTTGCTAACACTGCGGTGTTTATTTCTGACGAATTTATGAAGCGGGTGCAAAAAGATCAAGATTGGTACTTGTTTGATCCAGCAGATACGCCAGATTTGCCAGAGCTGTACGGTGAGGAATTTTCAGCGCGCTACAAAGAGTACATCAAGCTGGCTGAAGCTGGCAAAATGCGTGTCTTTGAAAAGACATCAGCTCGTCAGCAGTTCAAGCAGATTCTGACCAGCCTGCAGGCTACCAGCCACCCATGGCTCACCTGGAAAGATACTATTAACGTTCGAGCCCTAAACAATAACACCGGTACGATTCACCTTTCTAATCTCTGTACAGAAATTACCTTACCGCAAGACAAAGACAACATCGCTACCTGCAACTTGATCAGTATCAATTTGTCAGCCTTTTTGAACGAAGACAAGACGTGGGATTGGGATCGACTCAAAGAAGCGTCACGGGCTGCTGTGCGCCAATTGGATAATTTGGTGGATATCACCAAAACACCAATCACCGAAGCTATGCACTCAAACAATCAAACTCGGGCAATTGGTTTGGGCTTGATGGGCTTTACTGATGTGCTGGAAAAACTTGGGTATTGCTATGAGTCCACAGAGGCATATGACTTGATTGATAAACTTACCGAATTTATCAGTTATCACGCTATCGACCAGTCAGCAGATTTGGCACAAGAGCTAGGCAGCTATCCTACCTATAAGGGTAGTGGTTGGAGTAAGGGTATTTTGCCGATTGATACACTAGAGACGCTGTCTACCGACCGCAAAGTTAAGGTGAAAATCGATCACAAGTCGAGCCTCGATTGGGACGCACTGCGGGTGAAGGTTAAAAAGGGTATGCGTAATGCTACTTTGATGGCTATTGCGCCAACGGCTAACATCGGTCACATTGCTGGCACCACGCCAGGTATTGATCCGCAGTTTGCGCAGATTTTTAGCCGCTCAACGTTGAACGGTAAGTTTTTGGAGGTGAATAACAACCTGGTGCGCGACCTTAAGGCGCTGAACTTGTGGGACGACATCAAGGAGGAAGTGTTCGCCAATCAAGGTGATATTCAACACATTGACGCTATCCCACAGAAATTGAAAGATGTGTATAAAACCAGCTTCCAATTAAGCCCATATGCATTTATTGAAGTGGCGGCTCGGGCTCAAAAATGGGTTGACCAGGCAATTAGCCGTAATATGTACCTTGAGACTCGTGATATTGATGAATATGTGGAGATTTATTCTGAAGCGTGGCGTCGTGGCTTGAAAACGACCTACTACCTACACGTTAAGCCACGCCACCAATCAGAACAAACGACGGTTTCAGTGGAAAAAATTGCTGAGCAAAAGATTAGAACAGGCGCTGGCAAGGCACGTGGCTTTGGCTTTGCGAAAATTAATAAATAAAAGGGGGATATTATGGCAGATTACACACATCCAAAAGGTGGAATATTAGGTTCAGGACTACGCGATGGGCTGAGCTTGCACCCAATTCGTTACCCATGGGCATACGACTTATACAACCAAGCAGTGGCTAACACCTGGTTTCCAAACGAGGTGCAGTTGGTACAGGATTTGGCGGATTTTGAAAAACTCAGTGACGAGGAAAAGCATGCGCTCAAAACCGTCATTAGTTATCTTAACCCAAACGAGTTACTGATCAACAAGTCGCTGGCCTTTGGTATTTACCCATATGTCAACGCTGCTGAAGCGCAGCTCTATCTGTCAAAACAGATGTGGGAAGAGGCCAACCACTTCATGACCTTTGAATATATCATCGAGACGTTTCCGTTTGACCGGGAGGAGATTTACGCGGCGGGCTTTGGCAAAAAATCGCTGGCTGACAAGGCAGATTTCCAGAACAAGCACCTGGATGTGATGCTGGATCCAAATCTTGATATCTACACGCTGGAGGGTAAGAAAGATTTTGTCCGCTCACTGGTGGCCTATAACATTGTACTGGAAGGCATTTGGTTCTACTCAGGCTTTATGGTCGGTATGAGTTTCCGTCAGCGCAACTTGCTGCGCAATGTCGGTACACTGCTCGACTGGATCACTAAGGATGAGAACTTACACCTGACCTTTGGTATTAATTTGCTACTGACTATTTTGGACGAAAACCCAGAACTGCAAACCCAAGAATTTGCTGAGGAAATCCGCAACCTCATCCTGCAGGCGGTGGAGCTGGAGAAAGAGTACAACAAGGACATGTTACCAAAAGGCATCTTGGGTCTGAACGCTGATTATGTTAACCAGTACGTTATGCACATGACTGACCGCCGCTTGGTCGAGCTTGGGTTTGAGCCGGAGTACAACGTGGCCAACCCAGCCAAATGGATGGCGACGGCAAACGACACTTTGGAGTTGGTCAATTTCTTTGAAAGTACTAACACGAGCTATGAAGTAAACACTACGAAGTAACTGCCATGGACAAAATTACAACAGATATTTTAGACACAGTTGAAATTGGCGCTTTGGCGACTGTTAATCGTGACAGAACGCCGCTAGTGACGCCGCTCCACTTTGTACGTTATAAAAATGACAACATTATCTGGATCTCTGACCGACAATCCCGCCACGCCGTTAATGCGTACCGCAGCGGTGTTGTAGAATTTGTAGTGTGGAATGATCAAAAGAGTGCTGTCTTTTTGACAACAAAGGTACGAGAGTTGCCAGAGGAAGAAGAGGCCGCGGCTTTGGAAGTGTACGCCAACAAACTGGGCGACTTTATGCCGCGTGTGGAGAATAGGCAAATTTACATCATGCCAATTGGTAATATTGATGAAAAAACTACAACAGGAAATTGGCTGCACTATATTGCATAAACGCTACATATAGCGTATTATAAGCATAAGCAGATACTAAATATATAGAAAGACAGGAACATGAACGCAAGTCAAATTATTTCTGACGACATGACATTGGAAGAAAAATTAAGCGCTATTGACGCGGCGATGAAAGCAGTACAGCAGGCAGCTGATGACCAGGCAAAAAAATCTGGTGGTATTGCGGCGCCGCTCGATCCCGCAAGTTTGACGGTGTGTGACGGTTGTGAATAAAACAACAGAGGTGCCGATTCGGCGCCTCTTTTGATAGGTTGGAGAAGTGATGACGAAGAAATATATTTTTGTAACTGGTGGGGTGTTGTCTGGTGTTGGTAAGGGAATCACGGCGGCAAGTATTGGTGCAGTGTTGCAAGCCAAAGGCTTGTCGGTGTCAGTACAAAAGTGTGATCCGTACTTGAATGTTGACGCTGGATTGTTAAATCCCAAAGAACACGGTGAATGCTTTGTAACAAAAGATGGTGCCGAGACTGATTTGGACCTAGGACACTATGAACGCTTTTTGGATTTGGAGTTGACGTGGAAAAATACTACCCTGTCAGGTCGACTATTGCGTGATCTCATCGCTGATGAACGAGCTGGTAAATTTGGTGGGCAAACGGTGCAGCTAGTGCCACATTTGACCAATGCTATTAAAAAATCTATTCACGAAGCAGCTGAGGGCGATGTTCACATTGTAGAAATTGGCGGTACGGTCGGGGACTACGAAGGTCTGAGCTTTATCGAAGCAATTCGTGATTTTTCACAAGAAGTAGGTAGGGATAATTGTCTCTTTGTTCATGTGGTGTATGTGCCGTTTTTGGAAGCGAGTCAGGAGTACAAAACAAAGCCTGCACAAAATGCCATGGCGGAGCTTCGTAGTTTTGGGATCATGCCAGATGTCGTGGCGGTGCGGACCGAGGGTCATGATAAACCTCCGCGTAGTGTTGGCGAAAAAATTGCTATCTCATCTGGTGTACGTCCTGAAGGTATCATCATGATGCCAAATGTTAATACCGTGTATGAGGTGCCGCTGACGGTTGCACGCGACCTGGGACCAATGTTGAGTGAATTTACTGGAGTAACAACGGAGCCTGATTTGACTCGTTGGAAAAATCTCGCCACGCGTGACACGACTGACTATGCTCGTGAAGTAACCGTTGGTCTAGTGGCAAAATATATTGACAATACCGATACGTATTTGTCGGTGACTGAGGCGTTGAAATCGGCAGCCTGGGCGGAGAATTGTGAGGTCAATATACGGTGGATAAATTCAGAGACCGCCAGCGATGACGATTTTGCTAAGGTTGATGCTGTGTTGGTGCCAGGCGGATTTGGCTCACGCGGTGTTGAAGGAAAAATTGCAGCGGCAATGTATTGTCTGGAGCACAATAAACCATATTTGGGCATTTGTTTGGGTATGCAAACAGCGGTAATTGCCGCGGCGCGTCGAGGTGGCGTGGACGGTGCTAATAGTGAGGAATTTGGTGCAGGTCAGGGTGCGAACGTGATTTATCTGATGGATGGGCAGGCAGGTAAAGAGTCGACTGGTGGCACGATGCGCCTTGGTGATTATCCAGCAGTGCTGAAAGAAGGCTCACTCGTGGCAAAGACGTATGGCACAACAGAGGTGACAGAGCGACACCGCCACCGATATGAGGTGAATAAGGATTTTGCTCAGGCGATTGAACAAGGTGGTTTGGTTATTTCGGGCACCTCGCCAGACGGTAGATTGGTTGAATTTGTGGAATCGCCACACTGTGACTATTTCATCGCTACACAAGCTCACCCAGAGTTTAAGTCACGACCATTCCGGCCACATCCACTCTTTTCGGGGCTAATCCGAGCAGCTGTTTTGGCAAGAAACGCCTAACAACCGCGCTATATTGACAAAAAGATGTAATAATGCTAAAATGGTAATCAGTTGTATGCTAAAAATAAAAAGGAAAAGAATGGCTGAAGAACAAGCATTATCACAGCAATCACATGTGTTGCCAACACAGGATGATTTATCAACCTTGTCGTATATTTTGCGTCATGTCCGGGGATCAAGTTTAATCTCTGCCACGGCGTTAGACTTGGATATAGTGGAAGACTAGTTGATCTGGTGGTATACTGGTGCTGATGGAACACACAATTCAAGAAGTTATTGCAAAGCTATTTAATATTGAAACAACAGTGCAGTTGACGCGTCCTGACCCAAAGTTTGGCGATTTTGCGACGAACGTGGCGCTGCAGCTGGCCAAACCGCTGGGTAAGAATCCGCGCGAGATTGCTGAGGCGATTGCCGAAGAGCTGCGTGGTCACGAGGAGCTGAGCGAGGTTAGCGTGGCTGGTCCGGGCTTCATCAACGTGACGTTAAGTGACCAAGCGGTGCTGGAATCGCTGAAAATGCGGCCGGCGACTAATCGTGCAGGAAAAAAAGTGGTCATTGAGACCAATTGTCCAAATCCGTTTAAGGCTATGCACATTGGCCATGCGTTGAATGCAATTTTGGCGGACACCATGGCGAATTTGCTGGCGGTAGATGGTGCGTCAGTACACCGAGTGAGTTACCACGGCGACGTCGGTACACATGTCGGCAAGAGTATGTGGGCGATTCTGCGCGAAATTGACGGTGATGTCAGCAAACTGGACGCTATCCCGGCTGATAAGCGCAACGAATTTATGAGTCGTATGTACGTTGAAGGGGCGCGGGCAGCCAAGGAATCACCAGAGGCGCGGGCAGAAATTGATGAGCTGGCCAAACAATCGTTTGTGCTGGACGATCCGCTGTATAAGCAGGTGTACGAGATTTGTAAAGCCTGGAGTTTTGATGAAATTGACGCCAATGTGGCGCGGCTAGGTAATATGCCAATTGAACGGCGCTATGTCGAGAGCGAAACCGAAGTACCGGGCAAGGCCTTGATCAAAGCAAAAACCCCAGAGGTCTTTACCAAATCAGATGGTGCGTATATCTTCAAAGGTAGCCAATACGGTGCGTTTGATAATGTGTTCATCGGTTCACACGGCAACGGGTTGTACGGTGCGCACGACATGGGACTAATTCAGTTGAAGCATCAAGATTATCCAAACCTGGACCTATCGATTACGGTCAACGGCGAAGAGCAGGCGGCGTATTTCCGCGGGGTGATTGCCGCTAGTGAACTCGCAATTCCAGAATTGAAGGGTAAATTGTTTAATTATGCGACTGGCCTCGTCAAACTAACGACTGGTAAAATGAGTTCGCGTACTGGCGAGGTGATTACCATTGACTGGCTGTTCAACGAATTCAAAAAAGCTATCACCCAAGCTGGTGGCGAACCAACCGACGCGGTGGTGGCAGGTGCACTGCGCTATCAATTTTTGAAGGTGAAAATCGGTAGCGACGTGGTATTTGATATCAATGATGCAGTGAGTCTCACCGGTAATACCGGTAGCTATCTGCAATACGCGCACGCTCGGGCGCGGGGAATTTTGGCAAAGTCTGAGCAGACAGCTGCTTTCCCGACGGAATTGTTTGACGAAGATCGGCTGCTGGTCAGAAAAATGAGCGAATACGCGGAGGCGGTTAACCGAGCTACTGAAAGCCTGGAACCGCATCATGTTTGTGCCTACCTGTTTGAGCTGGCACAGGAGTTCAATCGTTATTACGAGAAAAACCAAGTCGTCGGCAGCGACAAAGAAGCGCACCGCGTTGGTCTGGTGGCGGTGTACGCTGATATCTTGAAAGCAGGGTTGACTGTTTTGGGTATTGTAGCGCCAGAGAGGCTATAAGTCGCTCTACATTAAATATGGTACAATCAAGGTGTTACTTAACGTAAAGGAGTTTTATGGCGGAGAAAAAAGTAGCCAAGAAAGCGGCAGTCAAAAAAACGGCAACCAAGAAGTCAATTATTAAAAAACCAAGCGTAGCGGCGTTGAAAGAAAAAGCAGGCGCGGTAAAAAGCCATGGCGGTGGTTTTATGACGTTTATCCGTGAACAAGGCGTCGTTGGTCTGGCTGTCGGTTTGGCGATCGGTACTGCGGCTGGTGATACCGTGAAAAAGTTGGTGACAGCATTTATCGACCCGCTTGTACAGTTGATCGTTGGTTCGCAACAAGGTCTTCAGGCAGCGTCATTTACTGTTGAGATCGCTGGACGTCGGGGTGAATTTTTGTACGGAGCATTTATCAGCTCATTGATCACCTTGCTGGCGGTTGCCTTTGTAGTATATGCAATTGTCCATTTCTTGAAACTTGATAAATTAGACAAGAAAAAAGACTAAAACGCTTACGTTTGCCATTTTGCGCTCTCCTATCTACAATGTGAGTATAAAGGAGAGTGTAGCGTGAAAGATGGAGTCCGGAGGGCGGGTTATTTACATAGGTCGAAAGAACCGAGTAGTAGCCATTTGTTAAGTCAGAATATTGAAGGTCCTCGACGGTCGCCATATAACTATGGCGAGTCTCCCGAGCAGAGAAGACAGCGCCTCGAAGAATTGCGAAAACAGCACGGGAAGTTACCGGAAACTCCTTTTGCTAACTACGATCTTGGTGACAAAGAATTGCCTGCGTATAAGCACAAAGCAGAGATATTAGATACACTCTCAGAGAACAAAATATCTTGGTTATGTGGACCGACGGGTAGTGGTAAAACGACACAAACCGCTCAGTATGCACTGGAGCGGTTTGATCGTGTTGTGGTGTTGATGCCGCGACGGGTGATTGTTGATAATGTTACTGAATATGTCGAGCAAAGTTTACGTGGACAGTTGGGTAAGCAATATCCTGATCACCTGGTGGGAAAGATTCATGGACGTGCCACT contains the following coding sequences:
- a CDS encoding ribonucleotide-diphosphate reductase subunit beta, whose protein sequence is MADYTHPKGGILGSGLRDGLSLHPIRYPWAYDLYNQAVANTWFPNEVQLVQDLADFEKLSDEEKHALKTVISYLNPNELLINKSLAFGIYPYVNAAEAQLYLSKQMWEEANHFMTFEYIIETFPFDREEIYAAGFGKKSLADKADFQNKHLDVMLDPNLDIYTLEGKKDFVRSLVAYNIVLEGIWFYSGFMVGMSFRQRNLLRNVGTLLDWITKDENLHLTFGINLLLTILDENPELQTQEFAEEIRNLILQAVELEKEYNKDMLPKGILGLNADYVNQYVMHMTDRRLVELGFEPEYNVANPAKWMATANDTLELVNFFESTNTSYEVNTTK
- a CDS encoding pyridoxamine 5'-phosphate oxidase family protein, with the protein product MDKITTDILDTVEIGALATVNRDRTPLVTPLHFVRYKNDNIIWISDRQSRHAVNAYRSGVVEFVVWNDQKSAVFLTTKVRELPEEEEAAALEVYANKLGDFMPRVENRQIYIMPIGNIDEKTTTGNWLHYIA
- a CDS encoding CTP synthase, producing MTKKYIFVTGGVLSGVGKGITAASIGAVLQAKGLSVSVQKCDPYLNVDAGLLNPKEHGECFVTKDGAETDLDLGHYERFLDLELTWKNTTLSGRLLRDLIADERAGKFGGQTVQLVPHLTNAIKKSIHEAAEGDVHIVEIGGTVGDYEGLSFIEAIRDFSQEVGRDNCLFVHVVYVPFLEASQEYKTKPAQNAMAELRSFGIMPDVVAVRTEGHDKPPRSVGEKIAISSGVRPEGIIMMPNVNTVYEVPLTVARDLGPMLSEFTGVTTEPDLTRWKNLATRDTTDYAREVTVGLVAKYIDNTDTYLSVTEALKSAAWAENCEVNIRWINSETASDDDFAKVDAVLVPGGFGSRGVEGKIAAAMYCLEHNKPYLGICLGMQTAVIAAARRGGVDGANSEEFGAGQGANVIYLMDGQAGKESTGGTMRLGDYPAVLKEGSLVAKTYGTTEVTERHRHRYEVNKDFAQAIEQGGLVISGTSPDGRLVEFVESPHCDYFIATQAHPEFKSRPFRPHPLFSGLIRAAVLARNA
- the argS gene encoding arginine--tRNA ligase, with the protein product MEHTIQEVIAKLFNIETTVQLTRPDPKFGDFATNVALQLAKPLGKNPREIAEAIAEELRGHEELSEVSVAGPGFINVTLSDQAVLESLKMRPATNRAGKKVVIETNCPNPFKAMHIGHALNAILADTMANLLAVDGASVHRVSYHGDVGTHVGKSMWAILREIDGDVSKLDAIPADKRNEFMSRMYVEGARAAKESPEARAEIDELAKQSFVLDDPLYKQVYEICKAWSFDEIDANVARLGNMPIERRYVESETEVPGKALIKAKTPEVFTKSDGAYIFKGSQYGAFDNVFIGSHGNGLYGAHDMGLIQLKHQDYPNLDLSITVNGEEQAAYFRGVIAASELAIPELKGKLFNYATGLVKLTTGKMSSRTGEVITIDWLFNEFKKAITQAGGEPTDAVVAGALRYQFLKVKIGSDVVFDINDAVSLTGNTGSYLQYAHARARGILAKSEQTAAFPTELFDEDRLLVRKMSEYAEAVNRATESLEPHHVCAYLFELAQEFNRYYEKNQVVGSDKEAHRVGLVAVYADILKAGLTVLGIVAPERL
- a CDS encoding MscL family protein is translated as MAEKKVAKKAAVKKTATKKSIIKKPSVAALKEKAGAVKSHGGGFMTFIREQGVVGLAVGLAIGTAAGDTVKKLVTAFIDPLVQLIVGSQQGLQAASFTVEIAGRRGEFLYGAFISSLITLLAVAFVVYAIVHFLKLDKLDKKKD